One segment of Ziziphus jujuba cultivar Dongzao chromosome 12, ASM3175591v1 DNA contains the following:
- the LOC107405640 gene encoding AP-1 complex subunit gamma-2, with product MNPFSSGTRLRDMIRAIRACKTAAEERAVVRKECAAIRAAINENDQDYRHRNLAKLMFIHMLGYPTHFGQMECLKLIASAGFPEKRIGYLGLMLLLDERQEVLMLVTNSLKQDLNHTNQYIVGLALCALGNICSAEMARDLAPEVERLLQFRDPNIRKKAALCSIRIIKKVPDLAENFINPTASLLKEKHHGVLITGVQLCTDLCKVSPEALEFFRNKCTDGLVKTLRDMVNSPYAPEYDIAGITDPFLHIRLLRLLRVLGQGDADASDSMNDILAQVATKTESNKNAGNAILYECVETIMSIEDNGGLRVLAINILGRFLSNRDNNIRYVALNMLMKAITVDTQAVQRHRATILECVKDSDASIRKRALELVYLLVNESNVKPLTKELVDYLEVSDQEFKGDLTAKICSIVSKFSPEKIWYIDQMLKVLSEAGNFVKDEVWHALVVVISNASDLHGYTVRALYRAFQTSAEQECLVRVAVWCIGEYGDLLVNNVGMLDIEDPITVTESDAVDVIEIAIKSHTSDLTTKAMAFVALLKLSSRFPSCSERIKDIIVHYKGSLVLELQQRAIEFNSIIMKHQNIRSALVERMPVLDEATFIGKRAGSIPATVSTPTAGSINMPNGIAKPSAAPLVDLLDLSSDDAPAPSSSGGDFLQDLLGVDLLSSSKTSGVNAVSQNGTDALLDLLSIGSPPVQSSPSAHDILSASQDNKTSVSPLDGLSSPSYPNQSTSAGVTPVMDLLGGFAADPPKPEDNGSAYPSLVAFESSSLKIVFNFSKPPGNPQTTLVQAEFTNLSSDNYTDFVFQAAVPKFLQLHLDPASSNTLPASGNGVVTQSLKVTNSQHGKKSLVMRIRIAYKINNKDVLEEGQVNNFPRGL from the exons ATGAATCCCTTCTCGTCTGGTACCCGTTTGAG GGATATGATTCGGGCTATACGTGCTTGCAAAACTGCAGCAGAGGAACGTGCTGTTGTTAGAAAAGAGTGTGCGGCTATTCGTGCTGCTATTAATGAAAACGATCAAGATTATAGGCATCGTAACCTGGCTAAGCTCATGTTTATCCACATGCTTGGTTACCCCACACATTTTGGTCAAATGGAGTGTCTGAAGTTGATTGCATCTGCTGGTTTTCCTGAGAAGAGAATAGGGTATCTTGGCCTGATGTTGCTTCTTGATGAAAGACAGGAAGTTCTTATGTTGGTTACAAACTCGTTAAAACA AGATCTCAACCACACAAACCAGTATATTGTGGGACTTGCTCTTTGTGCTTTAGGCAATATTTGTTCAGCAGAAATGGCTCGTGATCTTGCACCGGAAGTAGAAAGATTGCTGCAATTTCGAGATCCAAATATCCGGAAAAAA GCAGCATTGTGCTCTATACGGATTATAAAGAAAGTCCCTGACTTGGCAGAAAACTTCATAAATCCCACTGCTTCATTACTTAAAGAAAAGCATCATGGAGTGTTGATCACAGGTGTTCAACTTTGTACAGATCTATGCAAAGTCAGTCCAGAAGCCCTTGAGTTTTTTAGAAAT AAATGCACTGATGGTTTGGTCAAAACTCTTAGGGATATGGTGAACAGTCCTTATGCTCCTGAATACGATATTGCTGGCATCACAGACCCCTTCCTTCATATAAGATTGCTAAGGCTTTTGCGTGTTTTGGGCCAAGGTGATGCAGATGCTAGTGATAGCATGAATGACATACTTGCCCAG GTGGCAACCAAAACAGAGTCGAACAAAAATGCAGGGAATGCAATTCTTTATGAATGTGTAGAAACAATCATGAGCATTGAAGATAATGGTGGCTTGCGTGTGCTGGCTATCAATATCTTGGGAAGGTTCTTATCAAACCGTGACAACAACATCAG ATATGTTGCATTAAACATGCTGATGAAGGCTATCACAGTAGATACTCAAGCAGTGCAGAGACATCGAGCAACAATTTTGGAATGTGTAAAG gaTTCAGATGCTTCAATTCGGAAAAGGGCTCTTGAACTTGTTTATCTTCTTGTGAATGAGAGCAATGTGAAGCCTCTAACAAAAGAGCTAGTTGATTATTTGGAAGTAAGTGATCAAGAATTTAAAGGAGATCTTACAGCAAAGATTTGCTCCATTGTATCAAA GTTTTCCCCTGAGAAAATTTGGTACATTGATCAGATGCTTAAGGTTCTTTCTGAG gcaggaaattttgtgaaagATGAAGTATGGCATGCCCTTGTTGTTGTGATAAGCAATGCTTCCGATCTTCATGGATATACAGTTAGGGCATTATACAGAGCATTCCAAACCTCAGCTGAACAG GAATGCCTTGTTCGAGTGGCAGTTTGGTGTATTGGTGAATATGGTGATTTGTTGGTAAACAATGTTGGCATGCTCGATATAGAGGATCCAATAACA GTGACGGAATCTGATGCTGTGGATGTCATTGAGATCGCAATTAAGAGCCATACATCTGATCTCACTACCAAAGCAATGGCTTTTGTTGCTCTGCTAAAGCTTTCTTCACGGTTCCCATCTTGTTCAGA GAGGattaaagatataattgttCATTACAAAGGAAGCCTTGTGCTTGAATTGCAGCAGAGAGCCATTGAATTCAATTCTATTATAATGAAACATCAGAACATCAG GTCTGCACTAGTTGAAAGGATGCCTGTTTTGGATGAGGCAACTTTTATTGGAAAGAGGGCTGGTTCTATACCGGCTACTGTTTCAACTCCTACTGCGGGGTCAATCAATATGCCAAATGGAATTGCCAAACCTTCTGCAGCTCCTCTTGTAGACTTGCTTGATCTAAGTTCAGATGATGCCCCAGCACCTAGCTCTTCTGGTGGTGATTTTCTTCAGGATCTTCTTGGTGTTGATTTGCTATCATCTTCAAAAACATCTG GTGTAAATGCTGTTTCACAAAATGGCACCGATGCCCTCCTTGATCTATTGTCTATTGGTTCACCTCCTGTACAGAGCAGCCCATCAGCTCATGATATTTTGTCAGCTAGTCAAGATAACAAAACATCAGTTTCACCATTAGATGGACTTTCATCTCCTTCATATCCCAATCAATCCACTTCTGCTGGAGTTACTCCTGTGATGGATTTGTTGGGTGGCTTTGCTGCTGATCCACCAAAACCTG AAGACAATGGCTCCGCATATCCATCTCTAGTAGCTTTTGAGAGCAGTTCCTTGAAGATTGTGTTCAACTTTTCAAAGCCACCTGGCAACCCCCAAACAACATTGGTCCAGGCGGAATTTACGAATTTGTCATCTGATAACTACACAGATTTCGTTTTTCAGGCAGCAGTTCCAAAG TTTCTCCAATTGCATTTAGATCCAGCTAGCAGCAATACCCTGCCTGCAAGTGGTAATGGGGTTGTCACGCAAAGTTTGAAAGTTACTAACAGTCAACATGGAAAG aaatcTCTTGTCATGCGCATAAGGATAGCTTACAAGATTAACAACAAAGATGTTTTAGAGGAAGGACAAGTCAACAATTTTCCACGTGGTTTGTGA
- the LOC107428740 gene encoding RING-H2 finger protein ATL47 isoform X2, translating into MSGSDAVQRQLQQLFHLHDSGLDQAFIDALPVFLYKEIMGLKEPFDCAVCLCEFSEQEKLRLLPLCSHAFHINCIDTWLLSNSTCPLCRGTLYSPGLAIESPIFDFEDPRDEDGSLGNGGIAVVSSQKPAESEIVGQKRVFSVRLGKFRSINDGGEGGEVGGQEGDERGRGEGETSSSNLDARRCYSMGSYQYVVADSELQVALRPKRKGGGGGGGGDSVRLVKGRSGPNGNSIVDGDAEGKKINIGSKGESFSVSKIWLWSKKGKFPSSSETHLGGSSSVTGVLPLTDRSHNT; encoded by the coding sequence CAACTCTTCCATCTTCATGATTCTGGACTAGATCAAGCTTTCATAGATGCTCTTCCTGTTTTCCTCTATAAAGAGATAATGGGTCTGAAAGAACCATTTGATTGTGCAGTTTGTTTGTGTGAATTCTCAGAACAAGAGAAGTTGAGATTGCTTCCACTGTGTAGTCATGCATTTCACATTAATTGTATAGACACGTGGTTACTGTCTAATTCAACTTGCCCTCTCTGTAGAGGAACTCTATATTCACCTGGCCTTGCCATTGAAAGCCCAATTTTTGATTTTGAAGATCCCAGAGATGAAGATGGTTCTCTAGGGAATGGAGGAATTGCAGTTGTTTCTAGTCAAAAGCCTGCAGAAAGTGAAATTGTTGGCCAGAAGAGGGTATTTTCTGTCAGACTTGGCAAATTTAGAAGCATAAATGATGGTGGGGAAGGTGGAGAGGTAGGAGGACAAGAAGGAGATGAAAGAGGAAGAGGAGAGGGAGAAACCAGTAGTAGTAACTTGGATGCAAGAAGATGTTACTCAATGGGTTCCTACCAATATGTGGTTGCTGATTCAGAGTTGCAAGTGGCTTTAagaccaaaaagaaaaggaggaggaggaggtggtggtggtgatagTGTAAGGCTTGTGAAAGGAAGAAGTGGACCAAATGGGAATTCCATAGTTGATGGAGATGCTGAGGGGAAGAAAATTAACATTGGAAGCAAAGGTGAAAGCTTTTCAGTTTCCAAAATCTGGCTATGGTCTAAGAAAGGAAAATTTCCAAGTTCTTCAGAAACCCATTTGGGTGGCAGTTCTTCTGTTACTGGGGTTTTACCATTGACTGATAGATCTCATAATACGTGA